In one Zalophus californianus isolate mZalCal1 chromosome 10, mZalCal1.pri.v2, whole genome shotgun sequence genomic region, the following are encoded:
- the ATP6V1G3 gene encoding V-type proton ATPase subunit G 3 isoform X1 — protein sequence MTSQSQGIHQLLQAEKRAKDKLEEAKKRKEKRLKQAKEEAMAEIDQYRMQKEKEFRLTQSKVMGSQSNLSEEIEEQTQGKIKELSGSYNKYVESVLKQLLNIVCDVKPEIHVNYRATN from the exons ATGACCAGCCAGTCTCAGGGGATCCACCAGCTCCTTCAGGCAGAAAAAAGGGCCAAAGACAAGCTAGAGGAAGCCAAGAAGA gaaaagaaaagcgATTGAAGCAAGCTAAAGAAGAAGCTATGGCAGAAATTGACCAGTACAGaatgcagaaagagaaggagtTTAGACTGACACAATCTAAG gtAATGGGCTCTCAAAGTAATCTCTCAGAAGAAATAGAAGAGCAAACACAAGGGAAGATAAAAGAACTGAGTGGAAGTTACAACAAGTACGTGGAAAGTGTGTTGAAACAACTTTTGAACATTGTTTGTGATGTGAAGCCAGAAATCCATGTAAACTACAGAGCCACCAACTAA
- the ATP6V1G3 gene encoding V-type proton ATPase subunit G 3 isoform X2: MTSQSQGIHQLLQAEKRAKDKLEEAKKKNGCASRKEKRLKQAKEEAMAEIDQYRMQKEKEFRLTQSKVMGSQSNLSEEIEEQTQGKIKELSGSYNKYVESVLKQLLNIVCDVKPEIHVNYRATN; encoded by the exons ATGACCAGCCAGTCTCAGGGGATCCACCAGCTCCTTCAGGCAGAAAAAAGGGCCAAAGACAAGCTAGAGGAAGCCAAGAAGA AAAATGGCTGTGCCAGCA gaaaagaaaagcgATTGAAGCAAGCTAAAGAAGAAGCTATGGCAGAAATTGACCAGTACAGaatgcagaaagagaaggagtTTAGACTGACACAATCTAAG gtAATGGGCTCTCAAAGTAATCTCTCAGAAGAAATAGAAGAGCAAACACAAGGGAAGATAAAAGAACTGAGTGGAAGTTACAACAAGTACGTGGAAAGTGTGTTGAAACAACTTTTGAACATTGTTTGTGATGTGAAGCCAGAAATCCATGTAAACTACAGAGCCACCAACTAA